The following nucleotide sequence is from Ailuropoda melanoleuca isolate Jingjing chromosome 12, ASM200744v2, whole genome shotgun sequence.
GATGCTGGCAGGCAAAACCCCAGGTCACCACCCAGGAAATGGGGCCAGCACAGAGGTGAGGACTGTTATATCCTAGGCCAGTTGAATACGGGCATTTCGCTAATCTGAAGAGGAAGACCAGTTCTGCTTGGCATCTCCCACCCCAACATGTCTAATCCCTCCACCACTTTACCTTTTGAGTCTCCATTCAGTTTTCTTGATCTTTTACCATTCTGGCTTCACCTCTGCACTGGGAATGAACTCCTCACCTTGTTCCCCAGCTATGACTCTCTGGTCATTTGGGCCCAtcctaccttttcttttctgggtCAGATTCAGGGTGCCTTCTCCGAGGATTTGCTCAGTATTTTAGGTAACTAATCTCAGCCTGTTCCCAAGCAGACTGCTCTTGGAAATCAGCCCAAGACGGACTTTTACCAACATGTGGGATAAGGTGCACAGGCAGGTACTTGTGCGTTGTCGGGGTCCCCAACGAGCTAAGAACATTTGAACTTGAACTTGCTGTGGGTCTGGAAGAGGAAGGTCAAGAGTTGAATTGTCAGGCCACTCTGCCTTCTCTGTTTTCCCCAAAACTCTGTTCACACAAATCTAATTGACCTCCTCTCCATCTCAAGCTGTGattattctttcagatttttttccactttcataaCCTAGGAATCCCGTTTTATGTCTGTCCCCGATTAGTCCAGATGGACTTGCCTGTGGCCAGTTTTGTCATGTACTCCCATCCTTGCCCCTGGCCACGCTCCCTGCCTCGTCATTTTTCCAGAGTGAGGATCCAGTTGAATGGGTTCTTCTTCAGCCCTGCCTCACAAGACCTCTCTAGAACCCCTGGACACATGAGGAGCCGAGAAGAAAGTGGGGCCTCACACTGCCCATCACATCTGCAGGCAGCACTTCTGATCCcgtctctctgcctctgcaccccctctgctttcttcttccctcttctctgctttaACCATGTAGATCCAAAGTGGCCCCAGTTGGCTTGGAAGCCGTTTGACACAGACACATGAACACATGGCAGATAATGCTTTGCCTCTCCGCAGGAATGGTGTCTGGTCTTGGCCCCTGTTACATGGCCCAGAGCCAACAGAGGATGTTCTCATCCTCAGGAACCCAGCATcttattctcctttctctccattaTCAGTCTGCACTCTCCTCTGGGCCCAAGGTTTTCTAGCCTCCAGCCACCGTTTCTCCTCGGCCCGCGTGTACTTTCTGTATAAACTACACCGTGGGGGCAGAAACCCCTCTTGGCTGCATTTCATTGTATTGTTTTACCTTTATACTTTTGTTGAATGTTCATGACAATCTGGATTTGGTTAAGAAAGTGAAGAATGGGGAGATGGGCCGCTCCTGTACCCCTATAGTCCTGGAGAGGCTGTCTGCCTCACGGCACCCCAACATGGTCCATGCATATGTCCACCGTGTTACTTTGCGGGTCTCCAGCCTCATTCGAACCCCTTTTCCTATTGGCAGGTAGTGCGTGCCTGGCCTGTTCCCTCCCATTTGTCACCTTGTGTCTGCTGCAGGGCTGGACGCAGGAGTCCTGTATTGTGAGCCATTTTTCAGGAAGAGCTGAATTTATGCTGTCACTTTTGGAGAGTAGCTTGGTGGCTTACGGGAAATGCACAATTCATGCCACCCTGTGGTTCCCTCCTTCGAGGAACCTTCCCACACTTGTGCAAAGAGACATGCGCAGGATGTCCAAAGCAGTGTTGTTAATGCCAGTGAAACATAAGAGATGATCTAAATAGTTATAACTAGTAGAATGGAAAGAAGAAGACAGCTTTTAATAGGATGGCATATTGCTCAGCAGGCAAAAGGAATGAGAGCTGTAAGCTTCAGTGATGAATGTCAAAAGCGTGGATATCAGAGACATGATTTGGATGGAAAACAGTGAGTTCCACGATGACTGGTACTGTGTGATATTTAtgggtatttaaaaaaagcaagagaatacaAAACCGTGTTTGTGGTCTCAGGTACAAAGTACATTTCATGGACCAGAAAGATAAACTTAAATTCCAAAATAATGCTGCTTCTggcaaagaagagaggaaattcAGTGAGGGAGAAACATAATGGGAACATCAACTTAAAAAATCTGAAGACATATTGAgacacgtggctggctcagtcagtggagcgtgtgactcttgatcttggggttgtgggttcgagccccacattgggtgtagagatcgcttaaaaataaaatttaaaaacatctggAAGAAATATGACTGTTAACAAGCATTCCCTCTGCATGATGGGTATATGCCTATTTGCTAGGTTTTAATTCTCCGTACGTAAACTTCtgactcagatttttaaaaatattggagaCAGACTGGCTGCCACTGTGAGCAGTTAAGAAATAATATATCTTGTGGTTGCAAGTGACTGAAAACCCAGTTCCAACTGACTTAAGCTAAAGAGGGCGAATTTTCTGGCTCCGGGGTGTGTCAGCTTTGCGATTTCAGAGGCGTGGACCTGGTGTCCTACCATTCTGCCTGCCTTCAAGTTGACTTCAACATCTCTCCTCAAACTGGCCCCCCAAACTTTAAACTCCAGACTTTAAACTCACATCCAGAGTCAGTTCACCAGAAGAGGAGTTCTTTCTCCTAAATGGTTAAAAGAGAAGGACTGGGCTGGCTTTGCTTGGCCTGGGTTGAGTCACGTGCCCAGGGGTGAACCATCACTTCGGTCAGAGAGGAGCTGTGCTGATGGCTCTGGTCCTGGGTCACACCTCTGCCCCACGGCAGGAAGCGAGGAGTGATGTCAGCTCCGCCAGACATCGCAGTTGAGGCggagggggtggggtgctgtCCTCAGTGAATGGGGGCTGTCAAGAAGGCCAGAGCAACAAATGCCCACCTCAGATCGCTGGGTCAGTTTCAAAAAGGCACTGCGGAGCACGTTGTGAGGAAACTGTGGTCTTTAAGTCCACCGAGCAGTTTGCTtttcccccacctgcctctcatCACTCTGCACCCTGCCCTGGTAGTGGGGCTTCCTCATGGGAGTGATATTGTAAATGCCAGAGCAAGGCTCTCAGTAGACTTCTCATAAGCCatcagctccccccccccaacttgggCTGGGGGCCTAGCTTCTGCCAAGTGAGCTGGTCGCATCTCAGGTGTTTCGTAAGCAAGACGGAGTAGATGGATTGAAAGTGcatgtttgatagaattttctCTCTGGCCAAATAATACTTAGCTAATGTAACATAAATTACAGACAATAAGCaatttattgttgttattgtctAAAAGTCATGTCTTCAAGGATTTGTGAAGTGCTCACTGGGGTACGGTTTCTTGAGCCCAGCCTAAAGAGAATGCTCTCACCTAAGTTTACATAAACCAGGGAACCTGACTTCATATCAGAGTCCCTTTCCAGTGGAAGCTTGCCCTTGCCACCATGAGCTTGAAAACCAGAGAGGGCTGTCTCCTTAACACCGTGTTCCAGGAACCATGTATTTCCTAGGAGGTCCCAACAGGAGTTGTGTTGAACTAGAATATATGAACTAGATGAGATCGAGTACTCTAGTGGCAAAATTGGGGCTTTTACTGGGGCTTCGTGAAGCCCCCCCGCCTTCCAAAATAAAGCACACTAAGCATGCTCATAAATTTGTCCCAACtagctttctttgctttttgcgGACAAGAATCAAATGCATAGTTTTTTTCAGGATGCCATAGGGCAAATGTAAGTGGCATTGAGATTTCTGGTTCATACAACTTCCAAGATCCCAAGTCCTACCTGTATTTTGGGACATACAGCATACCACCACGTGGATGTAGATGAAGGAATCCTCCTCCATGAAACCAGAAGAAAAGCTCCAGTTCAGAGAATCTTTGGAACAAGGTTGTTGACTCACATCAAGTGAGGAACCCATGGTTCTATGCAGAGCAACTCTATTTTATCTATTGAGACTGGTTTGTTACTCTTTATCTTATGACACGGTAGTTCTGGTTTTTACATCTCCCATTTCAAACATCAAAAAGCTTCGCATTTGACGAGGCGGACTTTAAACTCACATCTCTGAAAGTTTAAGTGGCATTAAACTTTATGAAATTTTGAGTCATTAAATGCTGATACACCAGAAAGCATAATATTTTAGGTACATGCAGTCTGTTCATCTCAGGAcccctttatactcttaaaaattactgaggactccaaagagctttttaaatttttatgtcatAGCTATTGACAcataccatattagaaattaaaagaaaaaagttaagtatgtatttatttaaaagtaatcaGAAAACCATTACATGTTGACATAAAGAACATATTGTcagaaaataactatattttcaaaGATCCTAGGGAggggggcctctgggtggctcagtcagttaagcctctgtcttcggctcaggtcatgatccctgggtcctgggatcaagccccgggttgggctccctgctcagtgggttgtctgcttctccatctccctctgcctctcccccactgcttgtgttctctctttctctctcaaataaataaataaaatctttttaaaaaatcctaggaAGAAGAGTGGcatggttttacatttttgcagaCCTTTTTAGGCCTCTATCTTAATAGAAGGCAACTATATTCTCATAGCTGCTTTGCGTTCAGTGTGTTGTAATATCCCATGTCAGGGGATTTCTGAAAAACTCCACTGTGCATTCATTCATGGAAGAATGTGAGTGAAAAAAGCAATTAGCATCTTAATATCATTATGAAAATAGTCTTGACCCCTCAGATCTGAGGAAAGTTCTCTGGGTCCCCAGGGGTctatggaccacactttgaaaagtgctctctaggggcacctgggtggctagttggtaactgtctgactcttgattttggctcaggtcatgatctcagggtcctgggactgagccccgcgacgggctctgcactcagcatggagtcggcttgggattctctctcttcctctgcctctcccctgcccctcacttgagctctctctctctaaaataaataaataaaatcttaaaaaagaaggaaagaaagaaaagtgctcTCTAGAACTCACATAGTTGAATGCCACCTGGAATCccaagggaagaaggaggaaaaggagggaggagccAACTAAGGAActcttaatatattaaaatgtctaaaataaccactaaaatagtaaaaacagAGCCAATGATTTCCAATTCAGTaatatgagaaatgaaaagaaaaacaacttaatcccaaaggaaagcaagaggagagaaaaaggaaatattagaagGTGAGGAAATTAGCTCAAAATAAGATGGTaggtgtttcatttttttttcttaaatgtatgtgTTCGCCGTGATAATTCATGTGGCTGTTCATTATTAGGCCATTTGCAGTAGGCATGTAGATTTCAGTGTGTGGGTGTACTTCCtggaaatgtttagaaataagatgacagaaataaatccaagcatattggaaattattattatataaatataaacgaGTAAAATGGTATATAGgtagaagacaaatactgttgaATTGTCAGACCAGATTATGAAACTCCAGCTGCTGTCTATCATTGCTTATTAAAGGTGCATCTGAAACCTAAGGATCTAGAAAGTTGGAAAGTAGAAAGAGGGCCTGAGATGCTCTGGGAAAATACTAACCCCCAAAGCAAATTGGTGTGGCTATATTAATCTGAGATGAAATAAATTTCGAGGCAAAAGGAATGACAGCTGTTTCATTTCTCCAGGAAGACAGAGCTTTGAGGAGATATAGACATGTTCACCATCACAGGAGGAGCACGTAACACACCTCTCCGTGTAACGGAAAGATCAaacagacaaaaaggaaataaagattacaAGGATTTGAACATCACAGATAAACAAGTTTGATCTAAGGCGTTCAGAGACCACATGTACCTGACAGTTGCAGAATCTGTGTTCTTTTCACACCTGGAATATTAGGGCGACTATATTCCAGGACAAAAAGGaattctcaacaaatttcaaaatgctGGAACCATTCACACTGTATTCTCTGGCCGTAGTGCCATTTAGTTAGAACAGGGTAACAAaaggatcaagaaaaaaaaatgtatgcttgaaagtaaagaaaatttctaaacttgagtcaaaaaagaaaccaatcatATGGAAATTAGAGCCTACTtagaacttaaaataattaaaaattatgcaaatCCAAACTGGTAGCATCCCACTAAAGCTACCCTCTGAGGGAGATTTATATTTATAGCCTCACATGCTTATGGTAGCCAAGAACAAAGGCTAAAAATGGATAAACTATAACTTTAATCAGTGttgggagagaatcccaaacaggctccacacccagtgtggaacctcacacagggctcgatcctacgaccctgagatcacaacctgagctgaaatcaagagtcagacactcaactgactgagccactcaggtgccctttgCTCTCTAGACTCTTGCCTGTGCTGGATGTTCAGACCTAATGCATGGAgcaccctctccccctgcctcggAATCAAGGACAGAGCAAAACAGCTCTGCAGTAGTTGAAGGAATGCTACCATCTTACAGATACTGCATGGGGAAAGAATTTCAGGGATCAAAGGGCTGTGGCTTACCATGAAGCAGTGCCGACCACAAATAAGGAAATGTCATAACCCccaggaaacaacaaaaacactcaCCCAATGGATGAGTTGGACTTGAGATGTCCCCTGCTCTTCTTTGCCTTGTAGGCTAGGCACAGGAGAAGTCACCCCAGTTCTCTTTCATTGTTCCCCTTTTTgagcccaccctcctcccccaaaatgCAACAGCAAGTTGACAAATTTAGTCTCCTGTGAAGTTGATATTGGCCATACCTAAACTCCCCTCTTTTCGCTCTGCAGCCGGCTCGCCAGCTCTTTTCCTGCAGTACCCTGACAGTGAGGCACCCCAGCTCTGCAGACTGCGTAGCCTTTTATCAAAGGCTTTGCGCACAGCTGAGGAGGAGAAGTAGAAAATCAAGGGGTCGACACAAGCATTGAAAGCACTGAGCAGCACCGCGCATGCCCGCCAGAGTTCACTCTTTTTCTGGAAGAACCCCACCACATGAGACACGTTATAAGGCCCAAAGCAGACCAGGAAGTTGAAGAGGGTCACAGCGGCCAGCCCCATGGCTCTCCAGCGCTTCTGCCTTCCCACTTGGGGTCTGGAGAGCATGATACGCACAAAGCGCCAGTAGCAGAAGATGGTGACCGCCATGGGGATGAAGAAGAGGACGAGACACAGCTCTAGCCGCACAGGAAGCAACACATCCAGTTGCTCTGGGGTGAAGTTCTCATAGCAGGCAGGGAGGTCTTTGGCATCACCCCCCGTGTTGTTGGTTGGTAAGTAGTGGACGATGATCACAATGCTGCAGTGTCCGAAGGACAAGAGGAAGGAGACCAGGGAGGCGATCACTCCATACACGGGTCGACGGGACTGCTGGTACTGCACGGGGAAAGCCACACTGCGGTAGCGCTCGATGCCGATGCCCGCCAGGAGCCACGTGCTGCAGTAGATGCTGCTGTAGAAGCCGTAAgcagtgaggacacagagggCGTCCCCCAAGGGCCAGCGGAAGTCGTACGCAGCCTCAATCATCTTgaagggcagcagcagcagcagcaggaggtcCGCCAGCGTCAGGCTGAGCAGGAGGATGTGGAcaggggcaggctggggctggcGGACCCGTCCCACGAAGGCCCACAGGGCCACGAGGTtggcagggagaccagtgaggaAATATATTATGTAGAAAGAGAGAAGACCTCTGCTTCGGGGCTCTAGCGCCATCCTTCCTGAAGAGACGAAAGATGAAGTCAGAATCCTCTCTGACCATGGGTTTCCCAGCCCCAAGCCAAGGTGGATCCATTCTCTGTTTCGTTGCATCTCCCGTTCCTGCCTTACTGAGTGGTTATGGCTGCGCCCCCAAACTGAGGACTCTTCTGCTTCCTGTGTGTCATGGAGAAAGAAGGCCTCCTTGCTTCCCAACCAaattatttctggaagaaaaagaaggaagggaagggaagagggaagggagggagggagggagggagggaggaagggcttcCCAAGCATCTTGATGTCTTAGACGCTCCCACAGGAAAAGTTTTGAGGTCTCTAAGTCCCCACTAGAAAGGGCTTTGTGAGGGCAGTGACATCCTCTGTCTTATTTCCAACTGTGTCCCTAGGACCTAGAACTGTGTCTCAtgcatagtaggtgttcaacacTATCTGTTGATAAATGAATGGCTATatgaacagaggggaaggaaCAGCTGCTTTATCACCAAGAGGGACTAAGCCTGATACTGTGTCTGAGTTTCTCCAAATTTTACTCAGCCTGCTTGTGGCTCcctacttccttcctccctccctcccttcctccctcccttctttcctgtttgccttttctctttcttttgtcccCGCAACTCATTGGGTTTGAACACAAGACTCTCAACTTCACCCCTGAAAATGGGAATTTGGTTAGGCCTGAGGGATGGGCAGATTGAGCCCAAGGTGAGTCCCAGATGCCCAGCTTCCTGATTCCACACTGAGCCATTCCAAGAAAACTTGTAGGtttgtgggggaaggggctggtggTAAAGGAAGAAGCCTGAGCTGGGCCAGGTCACCAGGATCCCAGCCCCGGCCATGCCTCAGCTCGGTTGTGTGACTCTGGGAATATGACTTAGGTCCTCCCAGCAGCAGCTTGTTTTCCTCCATACTACAGATAACCATGATTTCTCCCAAAGCACCACAATCCCCAGTCTGCTGCCCGCTAATGCTCCCTTTCTCGCTGCCTGAAGAAAGCTCATGTATGTGAGATTTATGTTGATCGAGAGTAACTTTTAATCTCCTCttatttatcattaaaatgtagacatgtaaaataaaacttccatCCTCAATCTGTTACTGCTAGTGTCGCCCACCTATAAATCTCATTCCCAGATTGGAGAATCTCAGATAGAAGACCAGGTGAACAGGGAGATTCCCATCTAAGTGGGGCTGAGCTCACCATTGTTTTCTGCCCCTCTTGCCTACACCAGGCCCTCACCAGCATGAGCTCGCCATTGGCTTGTCCTGGCCCCTTTCCCATCTCTGTGACCTCTTGCTTCACCTCCTTGGAGAGTAAAGTCCATACTCTGCCCCGCTTCATGAGTTTATCTATACTCACTCCTTCCCTAGGCTTGTGATCCCAATGGCTTCTTCCCTGAGCACAGCAAAGTAGGgtgtcttgccttttccagtcAGATGGCTTTTCAAATTCGTCAGGTCTCAGGAGCAAAGGGAACCTTTTCTAAGTGGAccacctttttttctcttccacaaaCATGAGGCTTTTATGCCTGGAAGAGTCACGTGGTCAAAGAGAGGAAGGTCAATAGTTGAGCTCTTCCAAGGCAGCGTGACTGTCTGGATCCCCCACCAAATTCTGTCCCCACCAAACTGATTTCTCCCAGAATCCAGATCGCAACTGCTCTTTGgggcttcctcctccttctgcatTTCAAATAatccatgctgttttcttttccacGGGCAATTATTCCAAACAATTTTGTACACGCATGcacttcctgcttcctctgctctTTCTGCGCCTGCTTCCCCATCTTTTCTCTCAAGGCCCCTGACCTAATCagtttcctgttctctttctagGAGGCTCCTCTGAAACTCATTAGTGTCTAAAGCATTGCCTGACTTCCTCTAGCCCATCAGGTACCTTATAAATGCTTTTCCTTGGACCTGGACTATCCCGAGTCCGTGTTGCTGCCAGGCAGGTAAAAGTTCTGagtcttcctcctccctcagtcCCTCTCCCAGTGGGCTGTGCCCTTCCTGggccagccttttttttttttttaagattttatttatttatttgacagagagagagacagccagtgagagagggaacacaagcagggggagtgggagaggaagaagcaggctcccagcagagcagggagcctgatgtggagctcgatcccaggactctggaatcatgccctgagccgaaggcagacgcttaatgactgagccacccagctgcccctaggCTGGCCTTCTTCTCACTGTTCTCTCACCAACCTGTGTTGGTCCACGTTGATCCCCGGGGGTGTCTTGAGGCAGACCCACGAAGGCTTGGATACTCACTGGGGATGTTTTTTCTCTCCTCAGGGGATGTGTGTATCTTGCCACTGGCCCCCTATCCCTGCCAACAGAGACCCTAGTCCTTTCCCCTTTACCCCAGGAGAGTGACCCTCAGCCCAGTTTCTCCTCCAGAAGGGTCTCTTGGTACTCATCGCTCCCCACGTTGGTAGCCAGGTGATCTGTCTATATCCTTGTGGGCTGGCCTTCCCTAACCCACACTGTACCTGTCCTGTAAAGGTCACTCAGGAATTGGTTTTGATGCTTGATACACATGGGACGAAGACAACATAATTATCTTTTGTTCTCTACCAAGTTAATTTGTACCATCTTGCTGTCTGCGTTTCATTGAGCAACAGAAACTTATTGGAAAGGTAAAGATTGCCACATAAAGCTGCTCTCATCCTAAAATGCCAGGGGAAGGTCCTCTTTTCTCTATCCCCATCTGCAACCATGCAGAGCCCATTCCCCAGTCAGGAACAGAGCTGCAGAATCTGTTAGCAAGTGCGAGCACCATGGGTACTGTCAAGACCTCAGGAGTCTCTCTATTAACCCCCCCTTTCAGCTTGGTGAAGGGCAGTTCCTCCTGGGGTGACCCCACTCCTTCCCATGGGTGTTAAGGTTGAGTCTAGGTAATATTTGGCCTTCCACAAGTGATTGTTTTGAAATTTGTCCTTAGGAAAAAAACTAACACAGTCCCTTGCATGTCGCGGGCACCTGCGTACATGTGGGGTACAAGAATCGAGGATGCCCATAAGAGCACATGGCAGCAGTGTGTGAGTGGGCGAGGCAACATCCCAGCTTCACCTCCACTTGGCAATGCCTGGCTGGTTCACACTGATGATGCACATGGATTTCCCTTCACAATGCCTCACCCCTCACCATTCCTGCGGTCCCCACTCACCAGACACCCTCACCCTGCACCCACACTGCCCTAGGTGCTGGGGACATGAGTGAATGAGACAGCACACAAGGAAAccatcagggaatttcaagtgaaggaaggaagcaaaaaggGAAATCTAGAGAGAGACAGGCTTGGGCTTTTTTGGGAGAGAGCCACCAGGAGAGGCCCAGGCTGAGCAGGGATGTTTGAACTGATGCAAGGCGGCAACCATGTGAAGAGTGTTGCAGGTCGAGGGGACAGCAAGACTTGCTGTGTcggaggaacagaaaggaggccagtgtggctgggcaTAGGAGACAGGCTAGGCTGCTCAGCCCGTGGGCCGTGGTGAGAGGACACAGGAATGAGTTCAAGAGTGCTGACTGTCATCTGGAGTCGTTTGACCTTGGAGGACAGCTGTCTCATCCATTGATCCTATCTCTCTCAGTCTCCTGCTCTTTGGTATGTCTCAATAAGCTGCTGTGCCAGACAGAATCTATTAGCCCCCTTCTGGTTCAGAGCCCTCCTGCCATCCTGACAATACAGAACTGCTTTGGCATCCAGCAATCACTGATCGGGGAAAGGCCAGATAGGGGGACGCTAAGCATGGAGTCCCAGGGAAGCACTGTAAGAGGTTACAGAACAGAAGTGTCCAGCCACACACACAGTGGCATGTACCACCAGAGGAAGTGAAGAGACGGAGCACAGGCCCATCCAGGGAGCAGTGCTCAAGGTAGTCATGCTCTATGTGCCCTGGAGCTAGACCGCCCTGCAGCTCAGCCCACCGCAGGCCAGCTGTCCCCCTGGAAACCACACAGCGTTAAGACTGAGAAACCTCACCTGTTAGGAAATTAAGGTTTtccagctgcctcccctccaCCAGCTGCGGCCCTGGCTGGCTCCCCACATCTCATGGGTGGGACCCAGGTTACAGAGACTTTGCCACCGCATCCTTCCAGTTGCTAAAACCAAAACCCCAAGAGAGATCCTTCACTCTTCTCTCGCTCTGACATTTATTCCATCGCCAAATGTCTTCCgctctattttcaaaatatatccccGGCCACCACGTCTCACCACATCCACTGCTGCCACCTGGGTTCAAGCCGTCATCCCCACCACTCGCCTGTGTTTTTGAGCAATGTGCTGTCTGGTCCCCCTGCTTCTCCTGTTGCTCCCTTCAGTCTGTTCTCCACACAGCTGCCAGAGGGGTCCTTTTAAAAACTAAGgaggtcggggcgcctgggtggcacagcggttaagcatctgccttaggctcagggcgtgatcctggcattatgggatcgagccccacatcaggctcctccgctatgagcctgcttcttcctctcccactcccctgcttgtgttccctctctcgctggctgtctctatctctgttgaataaataaataaaatctttaaaaaaaataaaaataaaaaaataaaaactaaggagGTCACATCCTTCCTTGACGCAAAGCCCCATGGTCTTCCCATCTCTTTTTGAGGCCACAGTCCTTACAGTGGCCTACAAGCTCTACTGTGTTGGCTTCCTATCCCTGTCACTCTCTGACCTCATCCCCTgcacctctctctcccttgttACTTGGGACACTTCTCTGGGCGGTGCAATTTGACGATACTTTCCAACATTAAAAATTCCATATCGTCTGGCCCAACAAGCTGACATTTATGACTTTATTATATGAATATGCTTTCCCATGTGCATGAAGAAGTATATTCCtcacagtgttttttgtttgtttgttctgtgaTAATAAAAGACTGAGAACAACCTATGTCCACCAGTAGGgatctggtttaaaaaaaaaatctatggggCATCCAGTTAGTAGAAATAATATGCATGTGTTATAAATAATGAGGCAGATCTGCACAGAGCAGTGTAGACCGGACTCTGAGGTGTATTGTCAAGAGAAAAGTATGTTA
It contains:
- the LOC100468593 gene encoding free fatty acid receptor 2 isoform X2, producing the protein MEKRRMALEPRSRGLLSFYIIYFLTGLPANLVALWAFVGRVRQPQPAPVHILLLSLTLADLLLLLLLPFKMIEAAYDFRWPLGDALCVLTAYGFYSSIYCSTWLLAGIGIERYRSVAFPVQYQQSRRPVYGVIASLVSFLLSFGHCSIVIIVHYLPTNNTGGDAKDLPACYENFTPEQLDVLLPVRLELCLVLFFIPMAVTIFCYWRFVRIMLSRPQVGRQKRWRAMGLAAVTLFNFLVCFGPYNVSHVVGFFQKKSELWRACAVLLSAFNACVDPLIFYFSSSAVRKAFDKRLRSLQSWGASLSGYCRKRAGEPAAERKEGSLGMANINFTGD
- the LOC100468593 gene encoding free fatty acid receptor 2 isoform X1, translating into MQRNREWIHLGLGLGNPWSERILTSSFVSSGRMALEPRSRGLLSFYIIYFLTGLPANLVALWAFVGRVRQPQPAPVHILLLSLTLADLLLLLLLPFKMIEAAYDFRWPLGDALCVLTAYGFYSSIYCSTWLLAGIGIERYRSVAFPVQYQQSRRPVYGVIASLVSFLLSFGHCSIVIIVHYLPTNNTGGDAKDLPACYENFTPEQLDVLLPVRLELCLVLFFIPMAVTIFCYWRFVRIMLSRPQVGRQKRWRAMGLAAVTLFNFLVCFGPYNVSHVVGFFQKKSELWRACAVLLSAFNACVDPLIFYFSSSAVRKAFDKRLRSLQSWGASLSGYCRKRAGEPAAERKEGSLGMANINFTGD
- the LOC100468593 gene encoding free fatty acid receptor 2 isoform X3, whose translation is MALEPRSRGLLSFYIIYFLTGLPANLVALWAFVGRVRQPQPAPVHILLLSLTLADLLLLLLLPFKMIEAAYDFRWPLGDALCVLTAYGFYSSIYCSTWLLAGIGIERYRSVAFPVQYQQSRRPVYGVIASLVSFLLSFGHCSIVIIVHYLPTNNTGGDAKDLPACYENFTPEQLDVLLPVRLELCLVLFFIPMAVTIFCYWRFVRIMLSRPQVGRQKRWRAMGLAAVTLFNFLVCFGPYNVSHVVGFFQKKSELWRACAVLLSAFNACVDPLIFYFSSSAVRKAFDKRLRSLQSWGASLSGYCRKRAGEPAAERKEGSLGMANINFTGD